The genomic stretch GTGAATAAAGGTGGTGTGATAGCAGACGGGGTGAATGCAGAACTGGATGAACTACGGCAGATAGCTTTTTCCGGCAAGGATTATCTGCTTAAAGTACAGCAACGTGAAAGTGAGCTGACCGGCATTCCCAGCTTGAAAATTGCTTATAACAATGTGTTTGGTTACTATATTGAGGTGCGTAACACGCATAAGGACAAGGTACCTGCCGACTGGATCCGTAAACAGACACTGGTGAATGCGGAACGCTATATTACTCAGGAACTGAAAGAATACGAAGAAAAGATCTTGGGTGCCGAAGATAAGATTTTAGTACTTGAAACAAAGCTCTATAACGAATTGGTGATCGCTTTGGCAGAGTTTATTCCCGCCATTCAGATTAATGCCAATCAGATTGCCCGTTTGGACTGCCTGCTGGCTTTTGCGAATGTGGCGAGAGAGAACAATTATATCCGTCCTGTTGTGGAGGACAGTGAGGTGATTGACATCAGGCAAGGCCGTCATCCTGTCATCGAGAAGCAGCTTCCGGTAGGGGAGAAGTATATTGCCAATGATGTCTTTCTGGACTCGGAAACCCAGCAAATCATTATCATTACCGGTCCCAATATGGCGGGTAAGTCGGCTTTGCTACGCCAGACTGCGCTGATTACCTTGTTGGCGCAGATGGGTAGTTTTGTTCCTGCCGAAAGTGCGCGGATCGGTATGGTGGATAAAATATTCACCCGTGTGGGAGCCAGCGATAATATTTCTGTGGGCGAATCTACCTTTATGGTTGAAATGAATGAGGCGGCAAATATTTTGAACAACCTTTCTAGCCGCAGTTTGGTGCTGTTTGATGAGTTGGGGCGCGGAACCTCCACTTATGATGGTATTTCCATTGCTTGGGCTATTGTGGAGCATATTCACGAGCATCCTAAAGCCAAGGCACGTACACTGTTTGCCACTCATTATCATGAGTTGAACGAGATGGAGAAATCTTTCAAGCGCATCAAGAATTATAATGTATCTGTGAAGGAGATAGATAATAAAGTGATTTTTCTGCGCAAACTGGAACGTGGCGGCAGCGAACATTCTTTTGGTATTCATGTGGCAAAGATGGCAGGTATGCCGAAAAGTATTGTGAAGCGTGCCAATGATATTCTGCATCAACTGGAAACGGACAACCGCCAGCAGGGCATTGCCAAGCCTACGGCTGAGATAGCGTCCGGCCGGAGCGGAATGCAGCTCAGCTTCTTCCAGTTGGATGATCCGGTATTGGGTCAGATACGGGATGAGATTCTGAATTTGGATGTCAATAATCTGACCCCTCTTGAAGCATTGAATAAGCTGAATGATATCAAGAAGATAGTAAAAGGCAAATAAATGCCTTCATTTTTCATTAACCATTAATTACTAACCATTAATCATTATCATGAAACACCTACTAACCTTATGGATGTTGGCCTTGTGTCTATGTGTTTCGGCCAAGGAAACATGTCCGAAAGTAATTCCCGCCCTGCAAGAGTGGAAGGGGGGAAGTGGAAAACTCGTATTGCCTGCTGAAGGCAGTATTGTTGTAGCTCCTGCCGATGAGGCGGCACTGAAAAGTGTGGCGACTGTGCTGGCACAGGACTTGAAAGACCTGTTGGATTGGAACTACACCATTAGGACCGGGAAACCGGGAAAGAATGATATTTATCTTTCATTGATGAAACCCGACAAACAATTGGGAGAGGAAGGGTATGTGCTGACTGCTGGACGCTATGCCGGTATCGAAGCGCCGGCTCGTCAGGGAGCCTTTTGGGGAACCCGGAGTTTGTTGCAGATTCTTTATAATGAAAAAGGACAGTTGCCCAAAGGAGTTGCCCGTGACTGGCCGCAATATCCCAGTCGTGGCTTCATGCTGGATGTGGGCCGCAAGTTCTTCACAATGGATTTCCTGCGGCAATATGTCAAAATACTATCGTTCTATAAACTGAATGAATTTCAGATCCATCTCAATGACAATGGTTTTGTACAGTTCTTTGATAACGACTGGAACAAGACCTACGCTGCTTTCCGCCTGGAGAGTGAACGTTTTCCGGGGCTGACCGCCAAGGATGGTTCTTATACCAAGAAAGAATTCACCGACCTGCAACGTCTGGGCATGGAATATGGTGTGAATGTGATTCCAGAGATTGATATTCCGGCTCATTCATTGGCCTTTACACATTATAAACCCGAGATAGGCAGTGATAAATATGGAATGGATCATTTGGATTTATACAAGGAGGAAACCTATCGTTTTGTAGATTCTTTGCTGGATGAGTATCTTTCTGGCGAGAAACCGGTTTTCATAGGTCCCGATGTACATATCGGTACAGACGAGTACAATGCCAAGGAAGCTGAAAAATTCCGCTATTTTACAGACCGGTATCTGAAGTATATAGAGAAATACGGGAAGAATGTCCGTATGTGGGGAGCACTGCGCTGGTTGAAAGGAAACACTCCGGTGAAAGCAGATAATGTGACTATCAATGCCTGGTCATACGACTGGATTGATCCTAATGCTTCTTTGAAAGACGGATATAAGATTATCAATACGTGTGATGCTTATCTTTATATTGTTCCGGCTGCCGGATATTATCGTGATTTCCTGGACACGAAATGGCTGTATGAGCAATGGCGTGTGGGTAAAGTGAATTCTAAGGAAGAGTTGCCTGAAGGAACTCCGGGACTGTTGGGAGGTATGTTTGCCGTATGGAATGACCATTGTGGCAACGGTGTGTCACAACAGGATGTGCATTTCCGTACATTCCCAGCCGCCCAGGTACTGGCCGAGAAAATGTGGAGAGGTAAGAATGAAATGGTTTCTTACGAAGAATTTGAGAAATTGTGCAAACAGATGCCTGAAGCTCCCGGTATCAACCTGCTGGGGCGTGTGCAGGGTGAGGTAGTCTTTCCGGGGCAGAATGAAGAACTGTCTTTGAACGGTACGGACAGCATTGCCACTATGTTGCCGGAAATAGGCTATCCATACGCGGTAGAATTTGAAATAAATCCGGACAAAGAACAAAATATCAACGGTATTTTGTTTAAAGGCCCTCATTCCACCGTATATGCCAATTGGGAAAATAAGGGAAAGCTGGCTTTCAGCCGTGACGGCTATACGTTTGTATTCCATGCTGCTACACTGCCTGCCGGAGCATGGACGAAGGTACGCATAGAGGGAGACCACAAAGGTACTACTCTTTACATAAACGGTGAGAAAGCGGAACGTTTGGAAGGACGTGTCAAACAGTTTTACAACTATACTCATAAACGCAAGGACAAGATGTATATGCAGGAAACTTTGGTGTTTCCCATGCGGCAGATAGGGGATGTGCAGAATGGGTTCAGAGGGAAGTTGCGGAATATAAATTGCATGCAATAAAAGATATTTCTTTCTCTTGCTGTGTAGGGGCAGGTTTTAGACCTGTCCCTATGCCCAATAGGAGTGAAATTTCTCCGAATGTTATCTTTAATAGTGTTATATTGTTTATTATCAATGTTTTATATGCGATAAATGTTATCTGTTTTATTTTCATGAAAAGGGCTTTATACCTTACTTTGCATTATTAAACTTAAGCAACAAACCCGATGAAAATAAAACAAATTCTACTTTGCATGCTTTTAGCCTGCTTTATTCTTCCCGCTTCCGCACAGAATAGCTGGGGTATTGTAGGAGGCGGACTTTTTTCTAAATCTTTGTCCAGGGATGCACGCTTCAGCCTAGGCGGTTATGCCGGAGGAATGTATGACGTTCATGTTAAAAACTCATGGTATGTACAGCCACAATTATTATTTACTTATGAAGAATTCAGATCCAAGACAAGGCTTGGTACCGATTCCTTTTTTAGTAAATTCAATTTGGAGCTTCCTATCCTTGCTTCTTATAATGTTGCTTTAAATAACAAATGGAATTTGCGCATCAATGCGGGACCGTATCTGTCCTATGCTATGTTTGGCAGGGATAAATCCATTGACTACGCCTATGGCAACGGAATGCACTCTAGTTTGGGCTGGTGGCATCAGGATTTTCCAGATCATTTTACTTACGGTGGAAGGACCGGGGTTTCATTGGAATCCGAGCATTTCATTTACACTATCGATGGTAAATGTTCTCTTCGTAAGAGGCCTTTCGGGCGGAATGTCAGTTTATCGGCCGGTGTAGGATATAAGTTCTGAGTTTTCTGTATCTTTGTCGCCGGAGAATAAAAATAGAGTTGCATGTATGTTTATATAAAACAGCCGGGTATTGTTTGCCTTCTATGTTGGCTTTGTCTTTCCTGTACTTTGCAGCGCACGGAACATCCTGCTTTGCGGCAAGCAGGATACTTGATGGAAGAACATGCCGACAGTGCGTTTTCATTATTGAAATCCATCTCTTCCCTGATCGGTATGACCCCGGAAGACAAGGCCGATTACGCTTTGCTGCTGGCTGAGGCTGCGGATAAAAATGGTTATTCACTGCTTCCTTGTGACTCATTATTGAATTTAGCCCTCCATGTATACCATGAAGAAGCCAAAGAACATGCTATAGCTCTTCTGTATAAGGGTAAAGTGCAACAGGAAATGGAAAACTATGCCGATGCCCTGAAAAGTTACCGTATGGCGCTTGAAATCCTTTCCGCCTATCCATGTGAATTCTATTGGAAGGGGTTTGTATATAATATGTTGGGTGGGCTGTATGGCAAACAGAACTTGTACGCACAGGCCAAAGATATGTATGTCAAGGCTTGTTATAATGATTCGCTGGCACGGCATAACCGTCATTTCATCAGTTCACTCAGCAATCTGGGGGTAGCTTATATCGGCTATGGAAATATAGACTCCGCTTTTATCTGCCAGCAACGCGCTTTGCAGCTTTCTCTTTCTACTGATAGTTTCCTTTTGCATTCTCTTTATGGAAATATAGGGGATTTATGCGGACGTACAGGACGGACCAGTATAGCTATTACTTGTCTGAAAAGGGCATACGATGCTTGTCGTCTTAGAGAAGACAGCTTGCAGTGTCTTTGGAATCTAGGGGAATTTTATTATAATAACGGGCAGCTTGATTCGGCTCTTTATTATTTGAACCGGAGCAAGGAAGCTGTCGATATTCATATCCGGTATCTCTCTTTCTTTGACTTGTATGCCATAGCTAAGCAGCAGGGAAATGTGGAGAAAGCTTTGGAATATCTGGAAATCAGCACCGAGTTGGAAGATTCCATCTATTCCACCAATGTGGCCACGGAACTGGAGAAGAAGACCTATCGCTGGAATGCCGACGCGCAAGTAAGGAAAGAACAGTTCAAGGCTAAACGGAGGATATACACCATTGCGATGATAGCTGTGGTGTTGCTGCTAGTCATTGTGATTATTTATCAACAGATACTGAAGAACAAGAAGATATAGCAATCCAACTATAAATATCTGTTGCAGAAGCTGAAACAGAACCTGATGGATATGCAGCAGAATATTGCTCAACATGAAGAGGTGATAGCCGAATTGAAACAGAAACAAGAAAGCCGTGCCGAGGAAATAGAAGAGAAGGAACGGGCTATAGAGGCCATGAAGATGGAGAAAGAGAAATTGCGCAACTGGTTGTTCCGGCAAAGTGCCCTCTATACGAAAATAGACAAACTGGCCAACCAGCAAAAGCATCACAAAGAGCGTATTGCAGTGCTCACCAATGCTGAGCAACGCCAACTCAGAGTGATTATAGGACAGATTTATGCTGATTACATAGAGCAACTGCATACCCGGTATCCCAAGTTGAACGAAGATGATGTCCTTTTGCTATGTCTGCAATTGGCGGATTTATCTCCTTTTGCCATCGCTTTATGCTTTGGTAATAATGATGCACAGATTGTAGCGCAACGCAAATATCGTATGAAAAGTAAGATGGAATAACTGTGTGTTACAGAATTTGCATAATGTTTTTTTAATAGATGTTTGTATATCAGGTTATAAAGGCATTTTGCTATCTTTGTGCATAGAAAGCTAAAAGACAAAATTACTATGCGTTCATTTATTATATATTTAAATTTCGTCAGTTTGCTGGCTGTCTGTTTGTTTGCCTGTAACCACCATTCTTCCAATCCGATGTTACAGCAAGTAGATTCATTGTTGGAAATGAAGCCGGACAGTGCATTGACTATTTTAAAAAATATATCTGTTTTAGAGGATTTGCCGGAAGTAGACAAGGCATACTATGCTTTGTTGCTGGCTGAGGCTACGGACAAGAACAAACTACCCTTATTACCTTGCGATTCCTTATTGAATTTCGCCTTGGATTATTATGGAGATGATGATAGGGAGAAGGCTGTGGCATTGATGTATAAGGGAAGGCTGCTGGCGCAGATGAATGATGAAATGTCGGCGATAGAGCATAATTTGAAAGCGTTGGAAGTGTTGCAGAATTATCCGCAAGATTTAAAATGTAGAAGATTGATTTATAGTATGTTAGGGGTATGGTGATTGTGAATTGTACGACAAGGCGTTGGAAATACAAAATCAAGCTCTTCTTTATTCTTTTAGTGCTAAAGATACTGCTATTGCCTATCATAACATTGGATATATTTATGGTATGAGGGATATGCAGGATTCTGCTATAACTTATCAGAGAAAGTCTGTGGAATATGCTATGCGTTCTAAAGATACAAGCATGATACTCACTTCTTGGCACAATTTAAGTCTGTATTATGGACGATTTGAAAACATCGATTCTGCCGTGGTTTATGCCTATAAAGTTTTGCAAAATATATCTGATGAAAATAAAATATTTAGCGGTTATTTCTATAATATAGGTGATTTGTACATTGGTTTAGGACAATATGATTCTGCTAGGTATTATTTAGAGAAAAGCCTGCTCTTTTCTCCATCCCTTTCTATGTCTTACTGGTCACTTGCCGTAATGGAAGCTAAGCTAGGAAATTTCAAGTCCGCCTATCACTATCTAGATACTTTTGTCATGGTTCAGGATTCATTGGATGCTAGTGAGCGATTGTCTGAAGTGCAGCATATAGTCTATAAAAATCAGACAGCATTGGAAGTAAAGGATGAGCAAATAAAATCCAGAAAGGTTATAGGGCGTATTGTTTTTTCAGCCATTATTATTTGCTTTGTCGTTGCTTTGATTTACCAACGTTGGATAAATAAGAAAAATAACCAGCAGGCACTCTATCGGCAAGCATTACAATATGCTGATGAGAAACAGAATGTGATGCAGCAGCGCATAGAAGAAAATGAATCCGCTCTTGCACTGTTACAGGATAGGGAAAACCAAAATCTTGATGAAATTGCCCAAAAAGAGCAATTGATAACTCAATTGAAGAAAGAAAAGTTGGCACTTCGTACATGGTTATTCCAGCAGACTTCTATATACAAAAAGGTGATGTCATTGTCTGACCAGCAGCAGGTGAATAAGAAAATCCGTAAGGTGATGGCAGCTGCTGAATTGGACAAACTGAAGAAAACGACCTTTGAAATCTATGCTGATTATATTTCTCCTTTGCAAGCACAATACTCCCAACTGACGGAGGATGACTTGTTGGTCCTTTGCCTGCAAGAAGCGGGTATTTCTCCGTTGGCCATTTCTTTATGTTTCGGACATACGGATACGGTAGCCCTCAATCAAAGGAAATCGCGTCTAAAAAAGAAAATGTCAGAGTGATAAACTGAAATATATTGTTTATCAGTGTTTTATAGAAATATTATGTCACAGCAAATAGTTGTACGTTCTTTCCTTTCCCTCTAACTTTGCGGCATCATTTTTAAACAAAAAGAAGTATGAAAGCAAAGTTATTATTGATGTTATTTTTAGTTTCCTTGAGTTTGGGAGTTTTTGCTTCGGAGCATCACCAAAAGAAGCCTCATGCAGTTTGCAAAGTTTATGAGAAGGTGGCTACTAGAATTCCTTTTATTTTTTCAATACAAGCCGAAGATATAAATGACTGTTTGTATCTCACATCTCAGTTCTCATTAAATGATGCTGATATTACTATGCTAGATAAGGATGGTAATGAAAAGGTGTAGTTATGAATAACGCATTTGAAAAAACAGCTGTACTTCCTAAGTGTGATAAAGGAAGTGCTTACTCGACTCAGATAAATTTAAGTTTTTAAGTAATTCCAATTAAGGCTGTATGATAATATTTTAGTTGATAATCTAAGGTTATTGATAATGTGAAGTTCATATCTGAATCTTATTTTATTGCTCATGTTATGATAAAATATGTTATATGGTTGATTTTTAGTGTTGTATAGGTGAGTGATGTTATATGGATAGAGCTTTATGCTTATATCTTCTTTCTAATTTTGCAACATCAAATAAAAAAATAAGTATGAAGACTAAAATGATTGTAGTGGTGGTGTTGGCTGCCATGTGTGTATTGCCTTTGTCTGCACAGGTAAAAGTTGGTGTGGAAGGTGGAATGAACCTGTCTCATTATCTGGTTTCCGGTTCTGACGGATATAAAGCCGAACAGGTAGGTGGAATGAAGCCCGGCTTTCAATTGGGGGTGACTGTGGACTACGAGATAGGAAAGCATTGGATGTTAATGTCCGGTTTGTCTTGGTTGCAGAATAGAAGTACCATGAAAATGATGGATCACATGGTTACTTATTTTCCTAAGACAGAGATAAAGATAAATAATCTGATTTTGCCGTTAAAAATGGGATATAATATTCGGGTTTCGGATAAACTCAGCCTCATTCCGTCGGTTGGAGTTTATGCTTCTTACGGATTTGGTGCTGGAAACTGTTCTTTGGATGTTATTCACCAAGAGGGGGATAATATAACTACCGAGCCTGCAAAATGGAAGCCCTTGGATGGTTTTTCCTATAAAGCCGGGGAGCCCAATAATAGTGCTAATCTTCAGGCTTTCCGCCGTTGGGATTATGGGGGCATTGTTGGAATGAAGGCTGTTATTGCCGATCATTATACGATAAGTTTTGATTATAGGGTCGGAATAAAAAAGATACAGGCACAAAATGGTTTGCGGAATTCAACTTTCCAGTTCTCTGTGGGCTATCGTTTCTAAACTGATTTAATTAAACTGGCAATCTGTCAAAATGATAATGCCGGTGTATGAGGGTGTCCTGTTTCAAAGGATACAGTTTGTGTATTTTCATCGTATTCTCGTGCATCGGCATTTTGACAGATTGTCTTCTTTTTCTGGTTATTTATTCTTTTATGGATATATGTGAACGTATATGTAGGGAAATGCATACATACGTGTCCGACAGGGATCTTTATGCCTTTTGAGACCCCTCTATTTATTGAGCCAGCTCTTTCAATATCTCCTCTATTTTCTGAAAGAGTTGTCCTATGTGCGCTCCGTCCACAAAAGCATGGTTTACAGTGAAAGCGATGGGCATTACCAGTCTTCCTTCGCGTGGCACTACTTTGCCGGCATTCATCAGCGGATAGTCTAATGGATGGTCGGGAGCCATTTGTGTATAGGTGAGTGAAGTGAAATAAAGCTGAGGCGTGGCACTCAGTTGGATAATATCAAAATCTCCCTGTTCTTTAATGACTTTTTCGGCTCCATACGGGTCACCCTCTTCGGGGATGTTATGGACGATGTGATATGCTTCGGCATAAAACCGTTCAAAATCTGCATGGTAAGGGATGCGGACTGTGTAGAAAGTCTTGCCGGGTACAGCGATAGGTGATATGATGTCCACCTGATCGTGATAGACCACCTGTCCGTTTTTATCTGTACGGAAACGGAATTCTTTCACTTCATTGGCAGCACGTAGCACAGCATACAGGTAATACAGGAAAAAAGAGCGCTTGGCGGCTTTTGCAGCTGGAAATGCTTCAGTGCAATCCACTTCACTGGTAATGGATATCCATGAATTATGGAAGTTGCGGAAAAAATTATAATTGTCCCGGCGTTCCCAAGTTTCAATATCTATTATATGTTTCATTTATTTTACGGGTTTAAAAGAATGGTACATGAAGTGCGCTCCCAGCAGTATGAACGGAATGCTGAGCCATTGCCCCATGTTCAGCATCATACTGTCTTCAAAGGCTTCCTGGCTGGCTTTTATAAACTCCACAAGGAAGCGGAAGGTGAATATGGTAGTGAGGCAGTAGCCGAAATAGAAACCGGGGTATAGCGTGGTTTTGTACTTTTTATACAACCGCAAGCCTATGATAAAAATCAGAAGATAGGCGATGGCTTCGTAGAGTTGTGCCGGGTGGCGGGGTTGCATATCTTCGTGCGGAAAAATGAACGCCCAAGGAACATGAGTTACCGTACCTACTATTTCACCATTCATCAGGTTACCTAAACGGATAAAACAACCTGCCAGCGGGGTGGCGATGGCTATATTGTCTAGTACAGTCAGGAACTTCAATTTTACACGGCGTGAATAGATCCATAAGGCGAGCATTAGTCCGATGGTTCCTCCATGGCTGGCAAGACCTTGATAACCGGTCCATTTTATCCCAGAATCGGTAATCTTGACGGGCAACAGCATTTCTACAGGGTGAGAGAGCCAATAGCCTGGTTCATAGAACAGACAATGTCCCAGGCGAGCACCGATAACAATACCCAGCAGGCAGTAAACGAACAGGGAATCAAATTTTTCGTAAGGAATTTTTTGGTCTTGGTAGAGTTTGTATATCACCCAGTAGGCCAATGAAAGCCCTGTAACGAACAATACGGAGTAATAACGGATGGAAATGCCGAAAATGGAAAAGATTTCTATATCGGGATTCCAAAGAATGGCTGACAGTGTATTCATATCTTGAATTTTTGTGCAACTTTGCGGTAAGTGGGCATATCCACATCCATCTTTTCGCCCAGTGCGATCATATCAAACAATAGTCCTTGTATTTCGGACTCATGTCCTTTGGCTATATCTTTTTGCATGGATGCGGTACTGTCCGGGTCTAATTTGTCAATCACTTTTAAGTTGTATTCTATCGGGTCTTCCGCATAGGTAATTCCCATTTTGCGGCCTATTTCAGAACTTTCCTTGGACAGACCGATGAAAGTGTCGCGTTCTGCTCCGGGATGTTGCAGAGGACCCATTGGGACATCATGGTAGGCACCTGTGCAGGCCATAGCCGAGATGAATGACCATTTGATGAAGGTGTCGCGATTGATATCATCCGAAATATCGGCTTTGATCCCTGCTTTTCTTAGTACATCGGCAATGGTTTCCAGACGTTCCGGAGCCACACCCTGTTGGGGACGTGCGCCGAAAACCAGTCGGAATATTTTGCCCATTTGTGTGATTTCACCCGGTCCGGAGACGAAACCTACGATGTAGATGCATCCGTCTAGTACTG from Phocaeicola dorei encodes the following:
- the mutS gene encoding DNA mismatch repair protein MutS — its product is MANDVVLTPMMKQFFELKAKHPDAIMLFRCGDFYETYSEDAIVASEILGITLTKRANGQAKSVEMAGFPFHALDTYLPKLVRAGKRVAICDQLEDPKMTKKLVKRGITELVTPGVAINDNVLSYKENNFLAAVHFGKASCGVAFLDISTGEFLTAEGPFDYIDKLLNNFAPKEVLFERGKRGMFEGNFGSKFFTFELDDWVFNESSSREKLLKHFETKNLKGFGVEHLKNGIVASGAILQYLNMTQHYQIGHITSLSRIEEDRYVRLDKFTVRSLELIGSMNEGGTSLLDVIDRTISPMGARLLKRWVVFPLKDEKPVNERLDVVEYFFREPDFKEFIEEKLHLIGDLERIVSKAAVGRISPREVVQLKVALQAIEPIKNACLNADNGSLRRIGEQLNLCLSIREKIAKEVKNDPPLLVNKGGVIADGVNAELDELRQIAFSGKDYLLKVQQRESELTGIPSLKIAYNNVFGYYIEVRNTHKDKVPADWIRKQTLVNAERYITQELKEYEEKILGAEDKILVLETKLYNELVIALAEFIPAIQINANQIARLDCLLAFANVARENNYIRPVVEDSEVIDIRQGRHPVIEKQLPVGEKYIANDVFLDSETQQIIIITGPNMAGKSALLRQTALITLLAQMGSFVPAESARIGMVDKIFTRVGASDNISVGESTFMVEMNEAANILNNLSSRSLVLFDELGRGTSTYDGISIAWAIVEHIHEHPKAKARTLFATHYHELNEMEKSFKRIKNYNVSVKEIDNKVIFLRKLERGGSEHSFGIHVAKMAGMPKSIVKRANDILHQLETDNRQQGIAKPTAEIASGRSGMQLSFFQLDDPVLGQIRDEILNLDVNNLTPLEALNKLNDIKKIVKGK
- a CDS encoding family 20 glycosylhydrolase, with product MKHLLTLWMLALCLCVSAKETCPKVIPALQEWKGGSGKLVLPAEGSIVVAPADEAALKSVATVLAQDLKDLLDWNYTIRTGKPGKNDIYLSLMKPDKQLGEEGYVLTAGRYAGIEAPARQGAFWGTRSLLQILYNEKGQLPKGVARDWPQYPSRGFMLDVGRKFFTMDFLRQYVKILSFYKLNEFQIHLNDNGFVQFFDNDWNKTYAAFRLESERFPGLTAKDGSYTKKEFTDLQRLGMEYGVNVIPEIDIPAHSLAFTHYKPEIGSDKYGMDHLDLYKEETYRFVDSLLDEYLSGEKPVFIGPDVHIGTDEYNAKEAEKFRYFTDRYLKYIEKYGKNVRMWGALRWLKGNTPVKADNVTINAWSYDWIDPNASLKDGYKIINTCDAYLYIVPAAGYYRDFLDTKWLYEQWRVGKVNSKEELPEGTPGLLGGMFAVWNDHCGNGVSQQDVHFRTFPAAQVLAEKMWRGKNEMVSYEEFEKLCKQMPEAPGINLLGRVQGEVVFPGQNEELSLNGTDSIATMLPEIGYPYAVEFEINPDKEQNINGILFKGPHSTVYANWENKGKLAFSRDGYTFVFHAATLPAGAWTKVRIEGDHKGTTLYINGEKAERLEGRVKQFYNYTHKRKDKMYMQETLVFPMRQIGDVQNGFRGKLRNINCMQ
- a CDS encoding outer membrane beta-barrel protein, with product MKIKQILLCMLLACFILPASAQNSWGIVGGGLFSKSLSRDARFSLGGYAGGMYDVHVKNSWYVQPQLLFTYEEFRSKTRLGTDSFFSKFNLELPILASYNVALNNKWNLRINAGPYLSYAMFGRDKSIDYAYGNGMHSSLGWWHQDFPDHFTYGGRTGVSLESEHFIYTIDGKCSLRKRPFGRNVSLSAGVGYKF
- a CDS encoding porin family protein yields the protein MKTKMIVVVVLAAMCVLPLSAQVKVGVEGGMNLSHYLVSGSDGYKAEQVGGMKPGFQLGVTVDYEIGKHWMLMSGLSWLQNRSTMKMMDHMVTYFPKTEIKINNLILPLKMGYNIRVSDKLSLIPSVGVYASYGFGAGNCSLDVIHQEGDNITTEPAKWKPLDGFSYKAGEPNNSANLQAFRRWDYGGIVGMKAVIADHYTISFDYRVGIKKIQAQNGLRNSTFQFSVGYRF
- a CDS encoding chloramphenicol acetyltransferase, coding for MKHIIDIETWERRDNYNFFRNFHNSWISITSEVDCTEAFPAAKAAKRSFFLYYLYAVLRAANEVKEFRFRTDKNGQVVYHDQVDIISPIAVPGKTFYTVRIPYHADFERFYAEAYHIVHNIPEEGDPYGAEKVIKEQGDFDIIQLSATPQLYFTSLTYTQMAPDHPLDYPLMNAGKVVPREGRLVMPIAFTVNHAFVDGAHIGQLFQKIEEILKELAQ
- the lgt gene encoding prolipoprotein diacylglyceryl transferase, translating into MNTLSAILWNPDIEIFSIFGISIRYYSVLFVTGLSLAYWVIYKLYQDQKIPYEKFDSLFVYCLLGIVIGARLGHCLFYEPGYWLSHPVEMLLPVKITDSGIKWTGYQGLASHGGTIGLMLALWIYSRRVKLKFLTVLDNIAIATPLAGCFIRLGNLMNGEIVGTVTHVPWAFIFPHEDMQPRHPAQLYEAIAYLLIFIIGLRLYKKYKTTLYPGFYFGYCLTTIFTFRFLVEFIKASQEAFEDSMMLNMGQWLSIPFILLGAHFMYHSFKPVK
- a CDS encoding ketopantoate reductase family protein, producing MEKYLIVGTGGVGGSIAGFLALAGKDVTCIARGKHLEAIREKGLHLRSDLKGNHFLPVQACTAEEYNEKANVIFVCVKGYSLDSIKDLLEKASDKDTLIIPILNVYGTGPRIGQLVSHVTVLDGCIYIVGFVSGPGEITQMGKIFRLVFGARPQQGVAPERLETIADVLRKAGIKADISDDINRDTFIKWSFISAMACTGAYHDVPMGPLQHPGAERDTFIGLSKESSEIGRKMGITYAEDPIEYNLKVIDKLDPDSTASMQKDIAKGHESEIQGLLFDMIALGEKMDVDMPTYRKVAQKFKI